One region of Triticum aestivum cultivar Chinese Spring chromosome 6B, IWGSC CS RefSeq v2.1, whole genome shotgun sequence genomic DNA includes:
- the LOC123134791 gene encoding uncharacterized protein has translation MEASAGRSTSTETQAPKELEMSAPMDRDGTHEEQVPQTESEFKSEMGAGSVMGSDTNEGTSTIKSAELIIEPADRSPSNTIARLEQCSVQDDTDHGRMDRGKSGTLLTMNEKDKAAEEMAHEAEMFALYIESWESEWSKTCGSFTDQTVLSSTCFVHYTPGRMPRIRCGSTPDTLQVFSVKLAEITGGLQWPLSVYGVVAARDTVDHNRNLIFSCDRSHAQELKQDDNFLHLIGPFRAIVFEDMLDFEIQLKVKGTTQSEDEALIRHVCSYAGGGYGPGVTIGNCFCKLELCLQRVT, from the exons ATGGAGGCATCAGCCGGCAGATCAACGAGCACAGAGACGCAGGCGCCCAAGGAATTGGAGATGTCGGCGCCGATGGATCGGGATGGTACCCACGAGGAGCAGGTGCCGCAGACCGAGTCTGAATTCAAATCAGAGATGGGGGCAGGGTCAGTGATGGGTTCAGACACCAACGAGGGGACGTCCACCATCAAATCAGCCGAGTTGATAATTGAACCTGCAGATCGCAGCCCCAGCAATACAATTGCCAGATTGGAACAGTGCTCCGTCCAAGATGATACCGATCATGGCAGGATGGACAGAGGCAAATCAGGCACACTGTTGACCATGAATGAGAAGGATAAGGCCGCTGAGGAGATGGCTCACGAGGCGGAGATGTTCGCTTTGTACATTGAGAGTTGGGAATCTGAATGGAGCAAAACCTGCGGTTCCTTCACAGACCAAA CGGTGCTGAGTTCCACGTGTTTTGTGCACTATACACCTGGACGCATGCCACGGATCCGTTGTGGGTCTACCCCCGACACCTTGCAGGTCTTCTCCGTCAAGCTTGCAGAAATAACCGGTGGCCTCCAGTGGCCATTGTCTGTGTATGGCGTGGTTGCCGCACGAGACACCGTGGATCACAACCGCAACCTTATCTTCTCTTGCGATAGGAGCCACGCCCAAGAACTGAAACAGGAT GATAATTTTTTGCACTTGATTGGCCCGTTCCGTGCAATTGTGTTTGaggacatgctcgacttcgaaatCCAACTAAAAGTGAAAGGTACAACCCAGTCTGAAGATGAAGCATTGATCAGACATGTATGCAGTTACGCGGGAGGAGGATACGGCCCTGGTGTAACTATTGGGAACTGTTTTTGCAAACTAGAGTTATGCCTGCAGCGAGTTACTTGA